The DNA sequence CTTAATGAATACGAGAATGAAAAACACAATGCCACAAACGCTATGCTGAATGAGCATTTGGCCAGATTTGAATCAGAGCAGTTATCACAGCAGGTTTTTCGTTTAGAGCAAAATAAAAAGTTGCAGCAATTACAGTTAACCAAAGCTGAGCAGCAACGTAAGTTTATTTTAATTGCTTTAGTTTTGTTGTTAGTACTTACTTTTCTTATGTATCGCAGACACCTTGAAGCTAGAATTACTAAAGAGCTTGAGGCTAGAGTGACTCAGCGTACCTTGGAGCTAGAGGCTTTAACTAAGGAGCTGCAACAAGCGAATCAAATAAAAAGCCAGTTTTTGGCCAATATGAGTCATGAAATTCGCACTCCATTAACTGCTATTGTCGGACAAGCAGAAGCCATTATATCCGGTGATGTTGAGCCGAATGACTTGGCACATGAAGTTGATATTATTCACGGCAATAGTTTGCATTTATTACATCTTATTAATGAAATTTTAGATTTAAGTAAAATTGAAGCAAACAAGTTAGAGCTTGAAGTTAAGCAATATAACTTACACTGCATTATTAATGATTTAGTGGACATCTTTAAAGATCAGGCCGTTAGAAAAGGACTGTTATTTACAGTTGAAGAAAACCTAGTTAAGCCATTTTACCTTAATATTGATGGTTTTAGATTAAAGCAAATCCTGATCAACTTATGTGCGAACGCAATTAAGTTTACTGAACACGGCGAAGTTAAGTTAACTTTCTCATGGCAACAAGGCCAGCTGTATGTACAGGTAATTGATACTGGTATTGGCATGAGTGCAGAGCAAATTGAACATATATTTGAACTGTTTAGTCAGGCTGATAATAGTATAAGTCGTCGCTTTGGCGGTTCAGGGTTAGGTTTGTATTTATCAAATCAGCTGGCTGTGCTTATGTCAGGTAGTATTCGAGTAGAAAGTGAGTTAGCAGCAGGTAGTAAATTTCAATTAACATTACCATGTCAGCAAAGTGAATTTGCTGCTGAATTCACACATTATCAAGAGGCTAAGCAAGATTCGCTTGAAGAGGAAGCTGGCTTATTTTCAGGTAAGATCATTTTGGCTGATGATCATTATGATAACCGTCGCTTAATCGCTCGATTATTATCTAGTATAGGCTTAGAGGTTATTGCAGCTAGCAATGGCATTCAGGCGGTTGAATTGGCGCTTGAGCACCAAGCCAAGTTATTACTGCTAGACATTCAAATGCCCGAAATGGATGGTATTGAGGCGCTGACAAAATTGCGAAGTCTTGGTTATCAAGGTGCTATTTATGCCCTTACAGCCAATGCAATGTCACATGAAATTGAACATTATATGTCTTTGGGTTTTGATGGCCACTTGAAAAAGCCTATTGAACGAGAGCAGTTTATCTCGGTGATCAGAAAATATTATCAACTTGATAAGTATAGTGATGTACAACTTAGCCAGCGCTTAGCCACAGTTGAACTAGCTGATTTAGCTAATGAGTTTACGCAAAATTTATCGCAAGATAGAGCACTTTTACAGCAATGCACTGAGGCCAAAGACTATAATGCCGCAGGGCGTTTAGTGCATAAAATAGCGGGTGCAGCGCAAATGTTTGGCTATGTTGAATTAAGTCAATTAGCGAGGGAATTAGAGCTAAAATTAAAAGGTCAGCCTGAGCGAACAGCAGCAGAGCTTGCGACTATACAAGACTTATTATCATGTTTGTTTGATGAAATAAGTGTTATTGAACATAAAGCCAAGGGTGAGTCTAGCTAATGAAATCTTTGTCTATATCGCAGTTACTTTTAGCGCTAGCAATGGCTTATTTAGCGTATGCGATATTGAGTTTTACTCGCGAGCTGCCGGCAATTATCACTTTGGTTGATGATATAAGCCCGAAAGTAGAGAGCATTACTGAAGAAGTTGCTTTAATAAGAGAGGAAATTTCTCAAGTTCGTCAGCTTGTTGCCAAGCAGACGCCAGCGATTTTAACCCAAGTGCAAGATACCTTACCAGTTGTTGAACAAGTGCTGGCAGAAAGTCAGCGCTACTCAAGTCATATTCCACAATTATTACGTCAATTAGAAAAAATAGAGCAGCAAGTAGCTAATGTGCAAACACAATTACCACAGATTTATCAGCTTGTTGATGATGTCGTGCTAACAACACAAGCAACTACTGCTGAAGTGGCTAAGTGGCGACCTCATTCACAAAAGTATATTGAAGAGTTGGCACATGCTCGCCAAGATATACCCCAATATTTAACGCGCGTTGAACACATAGTTGCTGATGCTAAAACCCTAGGTAAAGAAACCAGTAGTGGCTTAGTGTCAGGTTTTTTTAAAGGGGTTATCTCCTTACCTTTTGAAGTGGTTTCTGGCCTGACGGGTATTGTTGACTCTAAGTCTAAATCAGCAAAATATTTAACCGCAACTGATGTTACCTTAATTCAAGAACATGCCGTAGCGCTGTTAGAGAGTCAGGCGCAAAGTCAAACTATTTGGCAAAACGTGGAAACAGGTAATCGTGGTCGTATTTTAAAAGGTAATTTAAAGCACCGTGATAAACAGCCCTGCCATGAATTAACCTTTATTAATCACTTTAAAGGGCAGAAAGAAACCCTTAAAGAGTTGATGTGTAAAAATGATCAAGGCTTGTGGCAGGTTATCTAATTATTACTGATTAGCGCCTTGAGCAAACTAGCTACTGAGAAGCAAGCCAAAGCTAATTAATTTGTGTACAATAAAGTAATAACAACATTTTACTATGGGATTTCAAATGGCTAGAGAACAATTTGGCATTTGTGCTGAGCCTAATTTGCATGGCAGTTATTTATTGTTTAATGCGCTTGATGATAGAAACGCCTTTATTCGTGCAGCAGTGTCTCGTTTACCAACATTATTTGATAATTATGCCGAGCAATTTTCTGAAGCAAATTTAATTGGTGTGGTTGCTATTGGTGCTAATTATTGGGATGAATTTTACCCTCAGGCACGACCTTTGCAGTTAAGGCCTTTTCCCGCAATGGATAGTGATGATAGGGTTGCGCCATCCACAAGCTTCGATATCTATGTTGAAATACGTAGTGATCGTGCTGATGTAAACCATATTGTTAGTTCAAAAGTTTGTCAGTTATTGGGTGATAGTGTTGAGCTAATGGAACAAACTCAAGCATTTCGTTTTTTAGACGGCAGAGACTTAACCGGTTTTGTTGATGGTACTGAAAATCCACAAGGTATTCACCGTAGAGAAGTTGCCTTAGTTACCCCAGAGCAAGATGAACTTTTTACTGGTGGCAGCTATTTACATATTCAAAGGTATCAACACAATTTAGTTTTGTGGAATTCGATTACTGAGCGCGAACAAGAGGATGTTTATGGTCGAACCAAGGTTGATAATATTGAATATGCCAGTGAAGATAAAGCGCTTACCGCACATACCAAGCGTACTAGCTTAAAAGATGAGCACGGCAAGAGTATTGAAATATTAAGACAAAGTATGCCTTATGGTGATATAAAGCGAAAAGGCTTGATGTTTGTTTCTTATTGTCATTCACCAGAGCCATTTGAAACTATGCTTAATAGCATGATTAATGGTGATGAATCTGGCAATGTTGATCATCTATTAAAGTATACACAAGCAGAAACGGGCGCTGCTTTTTTTGCGC is a window from the Litorilituus sediminis genome containing:
- a CDS encoding Dyp-type peroxidase — translated: MAREQFGICAEPNLHGSYLLFNALDDRNAFIRAAVSRLPTLFDNYAEQFSEANLIGVVAIGANYWDEFYPQARPLQLRPFPAMDSDDRVAPSTSFDIYVEIRSDRADVNHIVSSKVCQLLGDSVELMEQTQAFRFLDGRDLTGFVDGTENPQGIHRREVALVTPEQDELFTGGSYLHIQRYQHNLVLWNSITEREQEDVYGRTKVDNIEYASEDKALTAHTKRTSLKDEHGKSIEILRQSMPYGDIKRKGLMFVSYCHSPEPFETMLNSMINGDESGNVDHLLKYTQAETGAAFFAPSLNFLAELEKES
- a CDS encoding ATP-binding protein, encoding MERFKPLLFCALFIWLYFPSQVAAENNQLDIEAELAKIAEISDKSLAITQLQQLLSSNELATAQRYTLLIEQGKLFFAQTDYHRAIAPTLQAAKLAQQNNLAEKLAQANKLLGIFYYFLGEYAQALNYYQLSIQYYQNLSETVDLAEQALADNTISRANLHNNIALVYSSTGNSTLALESYQQAEPLYQAYGDDMDKIDIRYNIAALHINLKRFDIAINMLKEVIIKRNELGDEHGVATARADLGVAYKDSGQYELAKEHVMNALKYFQQRGDKFNTASQLHNISEVFNELQQADLAIDYAKQAIELSKEISHQRAYAGALQSLAKAYFYQGELQLALENITLSTQVASKLNYKSLHTDNLAWSALIMAAQQNYIQASKNLNEYENEKHNATNAMLNEHLARFESEQLSQQVFRLEQNKKLQQLQLTKAEQQRKFILIALVLLLVLTFLMYRRHLEARITKELEARVTQRTLELEALTKELQQANQIKSQFLANMSHEIRTPLTAIVGQAEAIISGDVEPNDLAHEVDIIHGNSLHLLHLINEILDLSKIEANKLELEVKQYNLHCIINDLVDIFKDQAVRKGLLFTVEENLVKPFYLNIDGFRLKQILINLCANAIKFTEHGEVKLTFSWQQGQLYVQVIDTGIGMSAEQIEHIFELFSQADNSISRRFGGSGLGLYLSNQLAVLMSGSIRVESELAAGSKFQLTLPCQQSEFAAEFTHYQEAKQDSLEEEAGLFSGKIILADDHYDNRRLIARLLSSIGLEVIAASNGIQAVELALEHQAKLLLLDIQMPEMDGIEALTKLRSLGYQGAIYALTANAMSHEIEHYMSLGFDGHLKKPIEREQFISVIRKYYQLDKYSDVQLSQRLATVELADLANEFTQNLSQDRALLQQCTEAKDYNAAGRLVHKIAGAAQMFGYVELSQLARELELKLKGQPERTAAELATIQDLLSCLFDEISVIEHKAKGESS